In Calorimonas adulescens, the sequence GGTGAGATAGTCTTTTATAGGCAGCAGTGCTTCTTCTGGTGTCTCACCCAGTAAGGGCAGGTGGCTTAAGTCATGCAAAAGGCCAAAGTTTTTGTGTTTCCTCCTTACCTCCCTGGCTATAGCTACAGCATCACTAACCTGGCCAATAATAGACTTCTTATCTATCTCAGTGTCAAACACCTCCAGCTCCACCATCAGGTCTCCCTTAGATGCTGCGTAATCGCATATTTCACCTATAGAGTCTGCTAAGAGCTGCATTTCCTTATCCTTATTCTCTTTCTCAAACTTGCCGCTTAAAAAGGCTATGCCCTCAGCCCCCAGATAATGTGCCTCATCCACGCCCTCTTTTACGGTGTCTATGGCCTTTCTCCTCAAGTCTTCATCCATGGAGTTCAAGTTATATCCTGTGGTCAGGATCCTGGGCTGTGCCCCATAGGCAATGCTCACATGGGATACCTCAAGCATTTTCCTAACGTTTTCCCTGACCTTATCGTCTTTTATCCATGACAGTTCCACAGCATTGAAATACTCATCTGTGAGTATCTTTTCAATGGTCTCTTCTATCGGGCCCTCTCCCTTCATGCACTCAGGGAAGGCCATAAAGTGTATAATACCTACCCTCATATACTCATACATGTTCCCTCTCATAGAACATCTCTCCTTTCACATTTTCGTGAGTTTATTAAATATGGGCTCTACCAAACTGTAGAGTTCCTCATAGACATTGTAATACTTCTTGTATTTCTCATGGGCAGCTTCATCAGGGGTTATATATTCCACTGCGCTGTTTATTTCCCTTGCTTTCGTCACAGGGTCATTTATTATACCCAGGCCTTTAAGGGTCAGAAGATAAGCTCCCAGCGATGCAGCCTCCTGCGTCCTGGTCTTTTTAACCCTCTTCCCTGTAACATCAGCCTTTATCTGACTCCAGACCCTGCCCTTGCTGCCTCCACCCAT encodes:
- a CDS encoding sugar phosphate isomerase/epimerase family protein; protein product: MRGNMYEYMRVGIIHFMAFPECMKGEGPIEETIEKILTDEYFNAVELSWIKDDKVRENVRKMLEVSHVSIAYGAQPRILTTGYNLNSMDEDLRRKAIDTVKEGVDEAHYLGAEGIAFLSGKFEKENKDKEMQLLADSIGEICDYAASKGDLMVELEVFDTEIDKKSIIGQVSDAVAIAREVRRKHKNFGLLHDLSHLPLLGETPEEALLPIKDYLTHAHLGNCVVRDKNHPAYGDAHPRFGIKGGENDVEEVKEFLKVLLEMGFLNTEKPPIVSFEVKPQPGEKPELVIANAKRTLNEAWARL